The following proteins are encoded in a genomic region of Rubrobacter xylanophilus DSM 9941:
- a CDS encoding inorganic diphosphatase, translated as MAHPWHDIPAGEEPPGEIHALVEIPQGSRVKYELDKGTGLLKVDRVLHSPVVYPANYGLIPRTLGEDGDPLDALVLMREPVQPLSVLRARPIGMMLMTDEGERDEKIICTHLDDPEYRSYRHHGELPEHRLAELRRFSQDYKKLENKELRVGGFLGPEEAREAIAAAMRLYDRRFR; from the coding sequence ATGGCACACCCCTGGCACGACATCCCGGCGGGGGAGGAGCCCCCCGGGGAGATCCACGCGCTCGTCGAGATCCCCCAGGGCTCCAGGGTCAAGTACGAGCTGGACAAGGGGACGGGGCTGCTCAAGGTCGACCGAGTGCTCCACTCCCCGGTCGTCTACCCGGCGAACTACGGCCTGATCCCCCGCACCCTCGGGGAGGACGGCGACCCGCTGGACGCGCTGGTTCTGATGCGGGAGCCGGTCCAACCGCTCAGCGTGCTCCGGGCCCGCCCCATCGGCATGATGCTGATGACCGACGAGGGCGAGCGGGACGAGAAGATCATCTGCACCCACCTCGACGACCCGGAGTACCGCTCCTACCGCCACCACGGCGAGCTGCCGGAGCACCGGCTCGCTGAGCTGAGGCGCTTTTCCCAGGACTACAAGAAGCTGGAGAACAAGGAGCTCAGGGTGGGGGGCTTTCTGGGCCCGGAGGAGGCCCGGGAGGCCATCGCCGCGGCGATGCGGCTCTACGACAGGCGCTTCCGGTGA
- a CDS encoding pyruvate carboxylase, with translation MLRKVLVANRGEIAIRAFRAAYELGIRTVAVYTPDDRASMHRQKADEAYEIGEPGHPVRAYLDIGALVGTAARVGADAIYPGYGFLSESAKFAAACEEAGITFVGPPPEVLSLTGDKVRAREAAREAGVPVLRASGPVATAEEALAAAEEVGYPVFVKAAGGGGGRGLRMVRRARDLPGAVQTAMREAQAAFGNPTVFLEQALEHPRHIEVQILGDAGGEVIHLFERDCSVQRRHQKVLEMAPAPNLDPQLRERLCEDAVRFGRAVGYRNAGTVEFLVGEDGSHVFIEMNPRIQVEHTVTEETTDVDIVHAQLRIAGGETLADLGLRQEEIRQRGVALQCRVTTEDPAQGFRPDTGRISVYRSPGGAGIRLDGGNSFAGAEVTPYFDSLLVKLTTRGPDLAAAARRARRALAEFRVRGVATNIAFLRAVLDDPDFLAGRIDTSFIDRRPHLTAVGTGRDRASRLLSLLADVTVNRPHGPPPDLPDPRGKLPPLPSADPPAGSRQRLRELGPEGFARWMREERRVLVTDTTLRDAHQSLLATRMRTFDMLAAAPHIARRLPALLSAEVWGGATFDVALRFLHEDPWERLARLREAMPNVCLQMLLRGQNVVGYTRYPPEVVRAFVEEARSTGIDIFRIFDANNDVEQMRGAIEAAAEAGALAEGCLCYTADLSDPDEPLYTLDYYLRLAEGLVEAGCHVLCIKDMAGLLRAPAARALVGALRERFDLPVHLHTHDTSGGQLATYLAAIEAGVDAVDGAAAPLSGMTSQPSLSAIVAATEHTARATGLSLDALGDMEPYWEAVRSLYAPFEAGLRSPTGTVYRHEIPGGQLSNLRQQAISLGLGDRFEEVEEYYARCDRLLGRLVKVTPTSKVVGDLALYLLSAGVDPEEFARDPGSYDLPESVIGFLRGDLGDPPGGWPEPLRTRALSGRSLPKEDGALSGEDLKALSAEEGRREALNRLMLPGPAREQKQAEERYGDVSVIPSRAFLYGLETGEELAVDLEPGVRLYVRLEAITEPDEQGIRTLMMTLNGQPRPVDARDRSLAPEAPAREKADPSEPGHVAAPMSGVVSLAVREGQAVEEGEEIGSIEAMKMESAIRSPLSGTVRRIAVLPGTNVEPGDLLVVISGGG, from the coding sequence ATGCTGCGGAAGGTGCTTGTGGCCAACCGGGGGGAGATCGCCATCCGGGCCTTCAGGGCGGCCTACGAGCTGGGTATCCGGACGGTCGCGGTCTACACCCCCGACGACCGGGCCTCAATGCACCGCCAGAAGGCCGACGAGGCCTACGAGATAGGCGAGCCGGGGCACCCGGTGCGGGCCTATCTGGACATCGGGGCGCTGGTCGGCACCGCCGCGCGGGTGGGGGCGGACGCCATCTACCCCGGCTACGGCTTTCTCTCGGAGAGCGCAAAGTTCGCCGCCGCCTGCGAGGAGGCCGGGATAACCTTCGTGGGGCCGCCGCCGGAGGTGCTCTCGCTCACCGGGGACAAGGTGCGCGCCCGGGAGGCCGCCCGCGAGGCCGGGGTGCCGGTGCTGCGGGCCTCGGGGCCCGTGGCGACCGCCGAGGAGGCGCTCGCCGCCGCCGAGGAGGTGGGCTATCCGGTCTTCGTGAAGGCCGCCGGGGGCGGGGGCGGGAGGGGGCTCAGGATGGTCCGCCGGGCGCGGGATCTCCCGGGGGCGGTGCAGACCGCCATGCGGGAGGCCCAGGCGGCCTTCGGGAACCCCACCGTGTTTCTGGAGCAGGCGCTGGAGCACCCGCGGCACATAGAGGTGCAGATCCTCGGGGACGCTGGCGGGGAGGTCATCCACCTCTTCGAGCGCGACTGCTCGGTGCAGCGGCGCCACCAGAAGGTGCTGGAGATGGCCCCTGCCCCCAACCTGGACCCGCAGCTGCGCGAGAGGCTGTGCGAGGACGCGGTGCGCTTCGGGCGGGCGGTGGGCTACCGCAATGCGGGGACGGTGGAGTTTCTGGTGGGCGAGGACGGCTCCCACGTCTTCATCGAGATGAACCCCAGGATCCAGGTCGAGCACACCGTCACCGAGGAGACCACCGACGTGGACATCGTCCACGCCCAGCTGAGGATCGCCGGGGGCGAGACGCTCGCCGACCTGGGGCTGCGCCAGGAGGAGATCCGCCAGCGGGGGGTCGCCCTGCAGTGCCGGGTGACCACCGAGGACCCCGCCCAGGGCTTCCGGCCGGACACGGGCAGGATCTCGGTCTACCGCTCGCCGGGCGGGGCGGGCATCCGGCTCGACGGCGGCAACTCCTTCGCCGGGGCGGAGGTCACCCCGTACTTCGACTCCCTCCTGGTGAAGCTCACCACCCGCGGCCCGGACCTCGCCGCCGCGGCCCGTAGGGCCAGGAGGGCGCTGGCGGAGTTCAGGGTGCGGGGGGTGGCCACCAACATCGCCTTTCTGCGGGCCGTCCTCGACGACCCGGACTTTCTGGCCGGCAGGATAGACACCTCGTTCATAGACCGGCGGCCGCACCTCACGGCCGTGGGCACCGGCAGGGACCGGGCGAGCCGCCTGCTCTCGCTGCTGGCCGACGTCACGGTGAACCGGCCCCACGGTCCGCCGCCCGACCTCCCGGACCCCCGGGGGAAGCTCCCCCCGCTGCCTTCCGCGGACCCCCCCGCCGGCAGCAGGCAGCGCCTGCGGGAGCTCGGGCCCGAGGGCTTCGCCCGCTGGATGCGGGAGGAGCGGCGGGTGCTCGTCACCGACACCACCCTGCGGGACGCCCACCAGTCGCTTCTGGCCACCCGGATGCGCACCTTCGACATGCTCGCCGCCGCGCCCCACATCGCCCGGAGGCTGCCCGCGCTCCTCTCCGCCGAGGTGTGGGGCGGGGCCACCTTCGACGTGGCGCTGCGCTTTCTGCACGAGGACCCCTGGGAGCGGCTGGCCCGCCTGCGGGAGGCGATGCCCAACGTCTGCCTGCAGATGCTGCTGCGCGGTCAGAACGTCGTGGGCTACACCCGCTACCCGCCGGAGGTGGTCCGGGCCTTCGTGGAGGAGGCCCGCAGCACCGGCATAGACATCTTCCGCATCTTCGACGCCAACAACGACGTCGAGCAGATGCGCGGGGCCATAGAGGCCGCGGCGGAGGCCGGGGCGCTCGCCGAGGGCTGCCTGTGCTACACCGCAGACCTCTCCGACCCGGACGAGCCCCTCTACACCCTGGACTACTACCTGAGGCTGGCCGAGGGGCTCGTGGAGGCCGGCTGCCACGTGCTGTGCATAAAGGACATGGCCGGCCTTTTGCGGGCCCCGGCCGCCCGCGCGCTCGTCGGGGCGCTGCGGGAGCGCTTCGACCTGCCGGTGCACCTGCACACCCACGACACCTCCGGGGGGCAGCTCGCCACCTACCTCGCCGCCATCGAGGCCGGGGTGGACGCCGTGGACGGGGCGGCGGCCCCGCTCTCCGGGATGACCAGCCAGCCCAGCCTCTCCGCCATCGTGGCCGCCACCGAGCACACCGCGCGCGCCACCGGGCTCTCCCTCGACGCCCTGGGAGACATGGAGCCCTACTGGGAGGCGGTGCGCAGCCTGTACGCCCCCTTCGAGGCGGGGCTGCGCTCGCCCACCGGCACCGTCTACAGGCACGAGATCCCCGGCGGCCAGCTCTCCAACCTGCGCCAGCAGGCGATCTCGCTGGGCCTCGGCGACCGCTTCGAGGAGGTCGAGGAGTACTACGCCCGCTGCGACCGGCTGCTCGGGCGCCTGGTGAAGGTAACCCCCACCAGCAAGGTGGTGGGGGATCTCGCGCTCTACCTGCTCTCGGCGGGCGTGGACCCGGAGGAGTTCGCGCGGGACCCGGGCTCCTACGACCTGCCGGAGAGCGTGATCGGCTTTCTGCGCGGGGACCTCGGCGACCCCCCGGGCGGCTGGCCCGAGCCCCTCCGGACGCGGGCCCTCTCCGGGCGCTCCCTCCCTAAGGAGGACGGGGCGCTCTCTGGGGAGGATCTCAAGGCCCTCTCTGCGGAGGAGGGCCGCCGGGAGGCGCTCAACCGGCTCATGCTGCCCGGCCCGGCCCGCGAGCAGAAACAGGCCGAGGAGCGCTACGGGGACGTCTCCGTCATCCCCAGCCGGGCCTTTCTCTACGGGCTCGAGACCGGGGAGGAGCTCGCCGTGGACCTCGAGCCCGGCGTCAGGCTCTACGTGCGGCTCGAGGCCATCACCGAGCCCGACGAGCAGGGCATACGCACCCTCATGATGACCCTCAACGGCCAGCCGCGCCCGGTGGACGCCCGCGACCGCTCGCTGGCGCCGGAGGCCCCGGCCCGCGAGAAGGCCGACCCCTCGGAGCCCGGGCACGTCGCCGCCCCGATGAGCGGGGTGGTGAGCCTGGCGGTGCGGGAGGGCCAGGCGGTCGAGGAGGGCGAGGAGATCGGGAGCATAGAGGCGATGAAGATGGAGTCCGCCATCCGCTCCCCGCTCTCCGGCACGGTGCGGCGCATCGCCGTGCTCCCCGGGACCAACGTGGAGCCGGGGGACCTCCTCGTGGTGATCTCCGGTGGGGGGTGA
- a CDS encoding type 1 glutamine amidotransferase domain-containing protein, whose product MANELRGKRIAFLVALEGAEQVELTEPWKAVEEAGGTPELLSTQEGEVQAFNHLDRADKFPVDRVVSEASPSDYDGLVLPGGVANPDYLRTREEAVRFVRGFFEQGKPVAVICHGPWTLVEADVLRGRRITSWPSLKTDIRNAGGEWVDEEVVVDQGLVSSRKPDDLPAFCAKLVEEFAEGRHEAQARSA is encoded by the coding sequence ATGGCGAACGAGCTTCGGGGCAAGAGGATAGCCTTCCTGGTCGCGCTGGAGGGCGCAGAGCAGGTCGAGCTCACCGAGCCCTGGAAGGCGGTCGAAGAGGCGGGGGGAACCCCCGAGCTCCTCTCCACGCAGGAGGGGGAGGTACAGGCCTTCAACCACCTGGACCGGGCGGACAAGTTCCCGGTGGACCGGGTCGTCTCCGAGGCCAGCCCCTCCGACTACGACGGGCTGGTGCTCCCGGGCGGGGTCGCCAACCCGGACTACCTGCGCACCCGGGAGGAGGCCGTGCGCTTCGTGCGCGGGTTCTTCGAGCAGGGCAAGCCGGTCGCGGTGATCTGCCACGGCCCCTGGACGCTGGTGGAGGCGGACGTGCTGCGGGGGCGTAGGATCACCTCCTGGCCCTCGCTGAAGACCGACATCCGCAACGCCGGCGGCGAGTGGGTGGACGAGGAGGTCGTGGTGGACCAGGGGCTCGTCTCGAGCCGCAAGCCCGACGACCTGCCCGCCTTCTGCGCCAAGCTGGTCGAGGAGTTCGCCGAGGGCCGCCACGAGGCCCAGGCCAGAAGCGCCTGA
- a CDS encoding GH1 family beta-glucosidase encodes MRFPEGFLWGAATAAYQVEGAVGEGGRGPSIWDTFSHTPGRVYRGDTGDVACDHYHRLEEDLDLMARFGLGAYRFSVAWPRIQPEGRGPANRSGLDFYRRLVEGLGERGIEPVLTLYHWDLPQALEDQGGWTSRQTSERFAEYAALVYEALGGSVRFWITLNEPWVSAWMGYGLGVHAPGRRSTADALAATHHLLLGHGLALEALRALGGGGRLGITLNLSPVRAASAEPADAEAARRVDGNANRLYLDPLFRGSYPQDMLEHYRGASDFSFVRDGDLQRISAPVDFLGVNYYMRHTVRAAPGGGVRGPSTGMRFGELGAETVLPEGVGTTAMGWPVEPDGLAEILVRVKEEYRDLPVFVTENGCAVHDYIDPEGEVNDVERVAYLDAHLRAAHAALERGVDLRGYMVWSLLDNFEWAEGYSKRFGLVYVEYGSQRRVPKRSARWYAAVIRRGGPEG; translated from the coding sequence TTGCGTTTTCCCGAGGGCTTTCTGTGGGGGGCGGCCACCGCCGCCTACCAGGTGGAGGGGGCCGTGGGCGAGGGCGGGCGCGGCCCCTCCATCTGGGACACCTTCAGCCACACCCCGGGGAGGGTGTATCGCGGCGACACGGGGGACGTCGCCTGCGACCACTACCACCGCCTCGAGGAGGACCTCGACCTGATGGCGCGGTTCGGCCTCGGGGCCTACCGCTTCTCGGTCGCCTGGCCGCGCATCCAGCCGGAGGGCAGGGGGCCGGCCAACCGGAGCGGGCTGGACTTCTACCGCCGCCTGGTGGAGGGGCTTGGGGAGCGGGGGATAGAGCCCGTGCTCACGCTCTACCACTGGGACCTGCCGCAGGCCCTCGAGGACCAGGGCGGGTGGACGAGCCGCCAGACGAGCGAGCGCTTCGCCGAGTACGCGGCCCTGGTCTACGAGGCCCTGGGCGGCTCGGTGCGGTTCTGGATCACGCTGAACGAGCCCTGGGTCTCCGCCTGGATGGGCTACGGGCTCGGCGTGCACGCCCCGGGCCGCAGGAGCACGGCGGACGCCCTCGCCGCCACCCACCACCTGCTCCTCGGGCACGGCCTGGCGCTGGAGGCGCTGCGCGCGCTCGGCGGGGGTGGCCGGCTCGGCATAACGCTCAACCTCTCGCCCGTGCGGGCGGCGTCGGCCGAGCCCGCCGACGCCGAGGCGGCCCGGAGGGTGGACGGCAACGCCAACCGCCTCTACCTCGACCCGCTCTTCCGCGGCTCCTACCCGCAGGACATGCTGGAGCACTACCGGGGCGCGAGCGACTTCTCCTTCGTCCGGGACGGGGACCTGCAGAGGATCTCCGCCCCCGTGGACTTCCTCGGCGTCAACTACTACATGCGCCACACCGTCCGCGCCGCCCCCGGGGGAGGGGTGCGGGGGCCTTCCACCGGGATGCGCTTCGGCGAGCTGGGGGCCGAGACCGTGCTGCCCGAGGGCGTGGGGACGACGGCGATGGGCTGGCCCGTCGAGCCCGACGGGCTCGCGGAGATCCTGGTGCGCGTAAAGGAGGAGTACCGGGACCTCCCCGTCTTCGTGACCGAGAACGGCTGCGCCGTCCACGACTACATAGACCCGGAGGGGGAGGTGAACGACGTGGAGCGCGTCGCCTACCTGGACGCCCACCTCCGGGCGGCGCACGCGGCCCTCGAGCGCGGGGTGGACCTGCGGGGCTACATGGTCTGGTCGCTGCTGGACAACTTCGAGTGGGCCGAGGGCTACTCCAAGCGCTTCGGGCTGGTCTACGTCGAGTACGGGAGCCAGCGCCGGGTCCCCAAGCGGAGCGCCCGCTGGTACGCCGCGGTCATCCGGCGCGGCGGTCCCGAGGGGTGA
- a CDS encoding sodium:solute symporter family protein has product MSGPALLQLKVSVDESWVDYLIIGIYFLFVLGIGALLRDKMRTSEDYFLSGRSLPSWVTGLAFLGANLGALEILGMGAGAAQYGLMQAHFYWIGAIPAMVFVALFMIPFYYGSRVHSVPGYLKLRYNEATRGFNAVLFAIFMILLSGINMYAMAIVFKLLLGWSLTASILLSAAITMAYILLGGLSSSIYNEVLQFFLITLGLVPLVVFALIDVGGWAGLQEAVDREGYFHLWAHTGTTDNPMAVRWFGIVLGLGFVLSFGYWCTDFLVVQRALAAEDAAAAQRTPLIAAFPKLLYGILAIFPGLVALTIVPNLGQGGGGLANSYNMAIPYAMAHYFPSGMLGLGLTALLAAFMSGMAGNVTAFNTVWTYDIYRSYIRRDAPDRHYLNMGRIATVAGVVLSVGTAYIVLGFASIMDYVQLLHGLFLAPLFGTFLLGMFWKRTTPWGGFAGLVSGTAAGLVLYGLELLGTIQYGAPMAGNFWRAWWAWLVCFVVTIAVSLVTRPKEERELRGLVYGLTEKKEGVEQAWYKKPGVLAAAVLLITLVLNVIFF; this is encoded by the coding sequence GTGAGCGGGCCGGCCCTGTTGCAGCTGAAGGTCTCCGTGGACGAGTCCTGGGTGGACTACCTGATCATCGGGATCTACTTTCTCTTCGTGCTCGGCATCGGGGCGCTTTTGAGGGACAAGATGAGGACCTCCGAGGACTACTTCCTCTCCGGCCGTTCGCTGCCGAGCTGGGTGACGGGGCTGGCCTTCCTCGGGGCGAACCTGGGGGCGCTGGAGATCCTGGGGATGGGGGCGGGGGCCGCGCAGTACGGGCTCATGCAGGCGCACTTCTACTGGATCGGGGCGATCCCCGCGATGGTCTTCGTGGCGCTGTTCATGATCCCGTTCTACTACGGTAGCCGGGTGCACTCGGTGCCCGGCTACCTCAAGCTCCGCTACAACGAGGCCACGCGCGGCTTCAACGCCGTCCTGTTCGCCATCTTCATGATCCTGCTCTCCGGCATAAACATGTACGCGATGGCGATCGTCTTCAAGCTGCTTCTTGGGTGGTCGCTGACGGCGAGCATCCTGCTCTCGGCGGCGATCACGATGGCGTACATCCTCCTGGGCGGGCTCTCCTCCTCCATCTACAACGAGGTGCTTCAGTTCTTCCTGATCACGCTCGGCCTGGTGCCGCTGGTGGTCTTCGCCCTGATAGACGTGGGCGGCTGGGCGGGGCTGCAGGAGGCGGTGGACCGGGAGGGCTACTTCCACCTGTGGGCTCACACCGGCACCACGGACAACCCGATGGCGGTGAGGTGGTTCGGGATCGTGCTGGGCCTGGGGTTCGTGCTCTCCTTCGGCTACTGGTGCACGGACTTTCTGGTGGTCCAGCGCGCCCTGGCCGCCGAGGACGCCGCCGCCGCGCAGCGCACCCCCCTGATCGCGGCCTTCCCCAAGCTCCTCTATGGCATCCTGGCGATCTTCCCGGGCCTCGTCGCGCTGACGATCGTCCCGAACCTGGGGCAGGGCGGGGGCGGCCTGGCGAACTCGTACAACATGGCGATCCCGTACGCGATGGCCCACTACTTCCCGAGCGGCATGCTGGGGCTGGGGCTCACGGCCCTGCTCGCGGCCTTCATGAGCGGGATGGCGGGCAACGTCACGGCCTTCAACACGGTCTGGACCTACGACATCTACCGCTCCTACATCCGGCGCGACGCCCCCGACCGCCACTACCTGAACATGGGGCGCATCGCCACCGTCGCCGGGGTCGTCCTGAGCGTGGGGACGGCCTACATCGTGCTGGGCTTCGCGAGCATCATGGACTACGTGCAGCTGTTGCACGGCCTGTTCCTGGCCCCGCTGTTCGGCACGTTCCTCCTGGGCATGTTCTGGAAGCGCACGACCCCTTGGGGCGGGTTCGCGGGCCTCGTCTCGGGGACGGCGGCGGGGCTGGTGCTCTACGGGCTGGAGCTGCTGGGGACCATCCAGTACGGCGCTCCGATGGCGGGCAACTTCTGGCGCGCCTGGTGGGCCTGGCTCGTCTGCTTCGTCGTTACGATAGCCGTCTCGCTGGTGACGAGGCCCAAGGAGGAGCGCGAGCTGCGGGGCCTGGTCTACGGCCTGACGGAGAAGAAGGAGGGCGTGGAGCAGGCCTGGTATAAGAAGCCGGGGGTCCTGGCCGCCGCGGTGCTGCTCATCACGCTCGTGCTGAACGTCATCTTCTTCTAG
- a CDS encoding aldo/keto reductase, with product MEKRAFGRTGMEITPVGFGSWAIGGGGWAAAWGPQDDEEAVGAIRRALELGMNWIDTAAVYGLGHSEELVARALRGVPEADRPYVFTKCSLVWDEDREVHNVLKKDSVKRECEDSLRRLQVDAIDLYQIHWPNPDEDIEEGWEALVELRDEGKVRHIGVSNFDVGQMERVGRIAPVETLQPPYNLIDRGVEEEVLPYCRRNGIGVIVYSPMKSGLLTGKMTPERVRSLPDDDWRRDHPDFNEPRLSKNLRLVEKLREVGERHGRSPGEVAIAWTLRHPAVTAAIVGGRRPEQVDGIIGAAGFRLPEEEIREIEAAVPA from the coding sequence GTGGAGAAGCGCGCCTTCGGCAGGACGGGGATGGAGATCACGCCGGTGGGCTTCGGGAGCTGGGCCATCGGCGGAGGCGGATGGGCCGCCGCCTGGGGGCCGCAGGACGACGAGGAGGCCGTCGGGGCCATACGGCGGGCGCTCGAGCTGGGGATGAACTGGATCGACACCGCCGCCGTCTACGGGCTCGGGCACTCCGAGGAGCTCGTCGCGCGGGCGCTCAGGGGCGTGCCGGAGGCCGACCGCCCATACGTCTTTACGAAGTGCTCGCTCGTGTGGGACGAGGACCGCGAGGTCCACAACGTCCTCAAGAAGGACTCGGTAAAGCGCGAGTGCGAGGACTCGCTGCGGAGGCTGCAGGTCGACGCGATAGACCTCTACCAGATCCACTGGCCCAACCCCGACGAGGACATCGAGGAGGGCTGGGAGGCGCTGGTGGAGCTCAGGGACGAGGGCAAGGTGCGGCACATCGGGGTCTCCAACTTCGACGTCGGGCAGATGGAGCGCGTGGGGAGGATAGCACCGGTGGAGACGCTCCAGCCCCCGTACAACCTCATCGACCGCGGGGTGGAGGAGGAGGTTTTGCCCTACTGCCGGCGGAACGGCATCGGGGTCATCGTCTACTCCCCGATGAAGAGCGGGCTTTTGACCGGGAAGATGACCCCCGAGCGCGTCCGGAGCCTCCCGGATGACGACTGGCGGCGCGACCACCCGGACTTCAACGAGCCGCGCCTCTCGAAGAACCTGCGGCTGGTGGAGAAGCTGCGGGAGGTCGGCGAGCGGCACGGCCGCTCGCCGGGCGAGGTGGCCATAGCCTGGACGCTGCGCCACCCGGCGGTGACGGCCGCGATCGTCGGCGGGCGGCGCCCGGAGCAGGTGGACGGCATCATCGGGGCGGCGGGGTTCCGCCTCCCGGAGGAGGAGATCCGGGAGATAGAGGCCGCCGTCCCGGCCTGA
- a CDS encoding 4a-hydroxytetrahydrobiopterin dehydratase, translated as MSELAEKECVPCKGGVPPLKGEELERLARQLPGWEVVDEHHLRRSFRFRNFREALDFVNRVGELAEEQNHHPDICFGWGRAEITVFTHKIDGLTESDFVFAAKVDRL; from the coding sequence ATGAGCGAGCTCGCGGAGAAGGAGTGCGTCCCGTGCAAGGGGGGCGTCCCGCCCCTGAAGGGTGAGGAGCTGGAGAGGCTGGCGCGCCAGCTTCCGGGCTGGGAGGTCGTGGACGAGCACCACCTGCGCCGGAGCTTCCGGTTCAGGAACTTCCGGGAGGCCCTGGACTTCGTGAACAGGGTCGGGGAGCTGGCCGAGGAGCAGAACCACCACCCGGACATCTGCTTCGGCTGGGGGCGCGCCGAGATCACGGTCTTCACCCACAAGATAGACGGCCTCACCGAGAGCGACTTCGTCTTCGCGGCGAAGGTGGACCGGCTCTAG
- a CDS encoding thermonuclease family protein: MRSARARVLLLLLVLLGAGGCAAPPGGSLPEREAVVSRVIDGDTVEVSPPVRGEEDVRLIGVDAPELGGPGGPQPYARRAAAFAERRLEGRRVRLQFGPELEDRYGRVLAYVYAGGGMFNRRLLERGYAQLALFPPNTRYAASLRRAQEEAREARRGLWGLPPGRLCRLADRGNGIGGGC; this comes from the coding sequence GTGCGCTCCGCCCGCGCAAGGGTGCTCCTCCTCCTGCTCGTCCTGCTAGGGGCGGGCGGGTGCGCCGCGCCCCCCGGCGGGAGCCTCCCGGAGAGGGAGGCCGTCGTGTCGCGGGTGATCGACGGGGACACCGTCGAGGTCTCGCCCCCGGTGCGGGGGGAGGAGGACGTGCGGCTCATCGGGGTGGACGCCCCGGAGCTGGGCGGCCCCGGGGGCCCGCAGCCCTACGCCCGCCGGGCCGCGGCCTTCGCCGAGCGGCGGCTGGAGGGCCGGCGGGTGCGGCTGCAGTTCGGGCCCGAGCTGGAGGACCGCTACGGCCGCGTGCTGGCCTACGTCTACGCGGGGGGAGGGATGTTCAACCGCCGGCTCCTCGAGAGGGGATACGCGCAGCTTGCCCTCTTCCCGCCCAACACGCGTTACGCTGCCAGCCTGCGGCGGGCGCAGGAAGAGGCCCGGGAGGCCCGGCGCGGGCTATGGGGGCTCCCGCCGGGGAGGCTCTGCCGCCTCGCCGACCGGGGCAACGGCATAGGCGGCGGCTGCTAG